The Candidatus Latescibacterota bacterium genome segment GATTTGGAGGACGTATGGGTATGGGCAATCGCCGGGGAATGGGCGCTTATGGGGGACCTGGTTTTAGAGGCGCTGGTTTCCAGGGTGGTGGTCGTGGATCCGGGATGAGACTGCGCGGACGCTATTATGATGGGGGCGGATCTGCCCCGAACCAGGCGAGTGAACTCGATATTCTTCGAGGCGATGCCGATAGGCTCGAGATCGAACTTGCGGCGGTGAAGGACAGGATGAAGAAACTGGAATCTGAGTAGAAGTATCTGAATAGGGATATCTGGGTATAGATATCAAACGGAGAGACGGATGAGGATTGCTTTTGCAAGTGGTAAGGGTGGTGCAGGGAAGACCACACTTGCTGTAAATCTGGCGGCGGTCGCAGCCGTCAGAGGGATAAAGACTACGTATTCTGATTGTGACGTTGAGGAACCGGATGGACATATTTTTCTTCATCCCGAGAACCTCGAAAGGACCGATGTCACTGTTCCCGTTCCCGTTGTAGACGATGATCTCTGCGACGGGTGCGGGAAATGCGGGGAAATCTGCAATTTCAACGCAATCAAGGTCCTGGCCGGCCGGGTCGTGTCATTTCCCGAACTGTGCCATTCCTGCGGCGGCTGTACGCTCGTATGCCCTCTGGGCGCGATATCGGAGATAGAACGAAAGACAGGCCATATCGCTACGGGAGTATCAGTCGTTAAATCCGGGAAAGATGCACCTGGCCGGCTTTATTATGAAGTAGATGAGTGTGGGGGGGAGAAAAACACAAAAGAGACAGTCGGGTTGGAGAGACCCGGGCTGGCAAAACTCCGTTTCACGATGGGAACACTTGATGTCGGTGAACCGAGATCGGTCCCGATCATCCAGGACCTGCTCACAATGCCCGACGAATCCAACCTTTTCATTATCGACTCTCCTCCTGGCACTTCCTGTCAGATGGTGGAATCGGTGCGGGGAGCGGACTATGTCGTTCTCGTAGCAGAGGCGACACCATTCGGTCTGAATGATTTTAAGCTGGCAGGAGAAGTAGTGAAGATGTTCGGGATAAGCTGTGGTGTCGTGCTGAACAGAGTGATGGAGAGCGAGGCATCTGCCACGGAGAGTTCTTCCAGGCCTGCACAGGACGGCATAAAAGAGTTCTGTCGAGAAAATGGATTCGAGGTCCTGGCCGAGATTCCCGCGATACGGAAAATAGCCGAGATCTCCTCGACCGGAGGCCTCGTTGCTTTTGAAATACCTGTGATGGAACAGGCGATAGATGCCATCCTGGACAGGCTGGCTGAGATAATTGCTGGTTAGCATGAAAGAGCCGGTCGCTGTGAAAGAACCGGCATCTATGAAAGAAACTATAGTAATATGAAAGAAATCGTAGTCATAAGCGGCAAGGGGGGCACTGGAAAGACCAGTATGGTCGCGTCGTTCGCGAGGCTGGCCGGACGCGTGGTATGCGCGGATTGCGATGTGGACGCGGCAAATCTGCATATAGTGACAAAGCCTGTAATCCGCGAGAAGATCGAATTCATCGGGGGAAAGGTTGCTGTGATCGACCAGGCATCCTGCACAGGGTGTGGCAGGTGTCATGAAGTGTGTCGTTTTTCAGCTGTCCTTGAGGACGGAAGTGTATATGATATCGATAGCATGGCATGCGAGGGATGCGGAGTATGCGCCGAGTTCTGTCCTGAGAAAGTGATCACGATGGAACCTGAGACCAATGGGGAATGGTACGTGTCCGATACTGATAACGGGCCGTTGATCCATGCAAGACTGCTGCCCGGAAGCGAGAATTCCGGAAAACTCGTCACCGAGGTCCGCAGGGCGGCCAGACGCGTGGCTGAAGAAGAGGGAATAAATACGATAATCGTAGACGGGTCCCCGGGGATCGGTTGTCCTGTGATAGCATCGGTTACAGGATCGGACGCTGTACTCGCCGTTACCGAGCCATCGCTGTCGGCGATGCATGATGTGAAAAGGGTCATCGACCTTGCCCGGCATTTTGAAATAAAGACCTTGATTTGTGTGAACAAATCAGACATTAACGAAGATATTACCGGTCAGATAAGGGAGATGGCCGAAAAGTCCGGGATACCATTCGCCGGGACCGTCAGATTCGATGAGGACTTCACAAAAGCCCAGATCTGCGGAAAAAGTATTTCGGAATTCAGTGATGGGACGGCCGCGTCGGATGTATCCGGCGTCTGGGAGTTCGTCCGCAGAGAACTTGGACTGGAGGATTGATGGCAGAACAGAATAATGATGAAGCGAGACTGGCCCTGAATCTCTCAAAGATAAAACACAAGGTGCTGGTTCTATCAGGTAAAGGCGGAGTAGGGAAAAGCACCGTAGCGGTGAATCTTGCCGTCGCGCTCGCCACGGCCGGAAAGAAGGTCGGACTGATCGATATCGACCTGCACGGGCCGAGTGTGCCGAAGATGCTTGGAATAGAGAATATGCCGCTGGATGGTTCGCAGAACTCGATCAAACCTTTCGTGGTCGGGGATAATCTCCTGGTCATGTCGATCGGTTTTCTCCTGAAAAACCAGGATGACGCGGTGATATGGCGCGGGCCACTGAAGATGGGTGTGATCAAACAGTTCCTCTCCGACGTGGATTGGGGCGAACTTGATTATATAGTAGTCGACTCACCTCCGGGCACAGGCGACGAGCCGCTGTCGATAGCGCAGCTTATCCCTGATGCTGATGGAGCCGTCATTGTGACGACACCACAGAATGTGGCCATCCAGGATGTCAGAAAATGTATCACTTTCTGCAGCCAGGTAAATCTTCCTGTTATCGGGGTCGTCGAGAATATGAGCGGATATGTCTGCCCTCATTGCGGAGAACATGACGATTTCTTCGGTAAGGGTGGAGGAGAGGAAATGGCCGCGGATATGAGTGTCCCGTTTATGGGAAGGGTGCCGTTCGAGTCCGGAGTAGTAGAGGCCGGGGACAGCGGAAGACCTTTCGTCATATCCAATCCCGAGTCCGAAGCGGGCAAGGTGTTCGCCTCTATGGCGGCGTCGCTTCTCACTCTGAAAGGAAGGAAGGCTCCCGTGATCACAGGAACCGGTAATTTAAAGATAGCTGTGCCGGTCGACGGTGGAAAGGTAAGCGAGCATTTCGGACATGCCGAGAAGTTTCTTGCTTTCGAGGTCGACAGGACAAAGAATACGGTTTCCGGACCGGAAGAACTTCAGCCTCCCGAACATGGTGTCGGAGTCATCCCCGAATGGCTGGCCGGAGAAAAAGTAGGTGTGGTCCTTGCCGGTGGTATCGGCCAGAAGGCAAAAGATATTTTCACCGAGCATGGTATAGAAGTAGTTACCGGTGTAGCGGAGAAGGATCCCGCTGAAGCCGTGAAGTCGTTTCTCGGAGGAGCTCTCGCTTCTAAGGGAGAAGCCTGTTCGGGACACGATCATGGCGGCGGATGCGGTGGACCTGGCGGCTGTGGAGGCAATAGTTAGAGTCTGACAGGTCCGTGTACGCGGACTACTGAAGAGAACGGAGAGCAGGAATGCACGACATCGAGAAAAAATCAAAACTTACGCAATGTGTACATGGCAGCCTCATCCCGGACGGGTCGGGCGCAGTGATTACACCGATATACCAGACCTCGACATTCAGTTTCAGAGATGTCGATCACGGGGCGGGACTGTTCGCCGGTAAAGAAGAGGGCTATATCTATTCACGTCTGGGTAATCCCACGGTCAGGTCAGTGGAGAAGGCAGTGGCCCTTCTGGAGGACGGATATGACGGGGTAGGCTGTGGTTCGGGTATGGCGGCGCTTCATCTTGCCTTCGCCTCGATCCTGAAGGCAGGCGATCATGCTATATGCAGTGAATCCGTATACGGACCGGTAGTAGGCCTGTTCACCCAGCAGTTCGGGAACTGGAACGTCGATGTATCGTTCGTAGATACGACCGATCTGGAGAAAATCAAGGCGGCCCTGAGGCCCGAGACCACGCTGATTCATATTGAGACTCCGGCCAATCCTACAATGGCGGTGACCGATCTCGCCGCGGTCGCGGAGCTGGCTCACTCGCACGGTGCCAAAATAACCGTGGACAATACATTCATGAGCCCGATCCTTCAGAGGCCCTTTGAGTTTGGCGCCGACGTGGTGATCCATTCGATGACGAAGTTCATCAATGGTCATGCCGATGTCGTTGCCGGAATGGTCATAGCGAAGAACGAGGAAGACTACAGGCATCTCAGGAAGATGTCGAACGCCTACGGCGGTACTATAGATCCATTCAACTCGTTCCTCGTGGCCAGAGGCATCAAGACTCTGGCGATCAGGATGGAAAAACACAACGCGAGCGGTATGAAGGTCGCCGAGTTCCTCGACAGTCACCCGAAGATAGCGAAGGTGATGTATCCCGGATTGAAGTCGCATCCGCAGTACGAGACGCACAAAAAGCAGGCTTCGGGCCCTGGTGGCCTTATCAGTTTCGAGCTCAAGGGAGGGCTGGAAGCCGGTAAGGTACTGATGGATTCGCTGGAATTATGTGTCCTGGCAGTCAGTCTCGGTGGTGTTGAGACATTGATCCAGCAGCCGGCCGCGATGACGCACGCGAGCATGGATCCAGCGATCAGGCAGCAGGCGGGAATCACCGACGGTCTGGTCAGGATCTCTGTAGGAATTGAAGAATTAGACGATATTCTGTCCGATCTGAGCCAGGGGCTCGACAGGATCGAATAAGGTCCTGAATGATTATTGACAGGGTTGCAGTTTTGGAACAACGGGGGAGTCTGGAGGAGGAGATGTCTGATGCGACCGGCCTTGCGAGATGGACAGACAAGGCAATGGTGTGGGAACCTTTCGCGCCAACGAGAAGCGTGATAGATGAATCAAAGGAAAAAAGTTCGGAGAAGGATAGATTATTTCTGGAACATGGGTTCGACCGGCACGCAGTAACGGATTTTGTCCTCGATTCGGCAAAACCGATACGGGGCCCTGTTCTGGATATAGGGACGGGTAAGGGGCTCGCCGCGATCGGCATCGCGAAACGCGGGCACAAAGTGGTCACACTGGATCCCGATGAAGATCAGATCAAGGCAGCCATAACGAATGCCGTTGGTGAGAAACTCGAATCGATGATCGAGTTTCACGTTGCCGATGTGAATGATATTCCGTTCAAGGATGAGAGTTTCAACCTTGCTGTCATGGTCGACGTCATCCATCACCTGAAAAATGCGGACAATTTACTTCCTGAAGTGTCCAGGATCCTGGCTCACGGAGGAAGGTTTGTGTTCTGCGATTTCACAGATGAAGGCTTCGCGATCATGGACAGGATCCATGGAGACGACGGGCATTCTCACGCGACCGGGGAGGGTGAGACTGTCGACAGCCTGGTGCGCGGATTTAATGATAACGGATTCAGATGTGTCAGCAGGGATACACGGTTTCACCAGTATCTTGTCATCGCCGAGAAGGTGGTTTAGGGTCAAGAGGTCTCGATCATCTCAGAGATAGAGGGGCGAGATCTAATCTGTCTCGATCTTCCAGCCAGAGCTTCCCATAAATTCAAAGGAGTCGTCGATAAGCGCGAATGCGACCCTGACGCCGGGAAGGGTCTCGGAGAGCTTCCGGCTCGCAACGGGTCCGAGGACGAAGAGTCCGGTCGAAAGAGCATCTGATTCTATCGCCGAAGGAGCAACGACTGTGACACTGAGTAGATGATCAACTGTCATCCCTGTCCTCGGGTCGATTATGTGGCCGTACTTCCTGCCGCCCAGAATAACGAAATTCTCGTAATTACCCGATGTCGCGATCGCTTCGTCGGTCATCAGGATCTTCCCGACTATCCCGCTTTCACCATGAGGTTCACGTATGCCGATCAACCAGCCCTCGCGTCCGGGAGGAGTGCCGATAGCGTACATGTTGCCGCTGAGGTTGACCAGAGCACTGTTCACTCCGGCACCTCGGAGTATCTTGACGCATCTGTCCACGCCATAACCTTTTCCGATACCTGCCAGATCGATCTGCATCCCGGCGGGGAGAGTGACGGTCAGAGAGTCGCGGTCCAGTATCACTCTGTCCGATCCTACATATGGTAGTGTCCGGGATATCGATTCTTCCGAGGGAATCTTCTCAAGAAGGAGTTCGCCGTCTTTCCGCTGAAATCCCCAGAGCCTGATCAGTGGACGCGCCGTCACATCGAAGGCGCCTTCGGTCAGGCCTGAATAATAGATGGACCTCTCGATGATCTCGAACAGTTCTTCCGAGATCTCGATCGGGATATTTTTCGGCCCATTGTTCAGAAGGGACAATTCGCTGTCGTCTCGCCAGTTGCTCATCAGTCCATCTATCCTGGCCAGTTCGTGAAAGGCCGTGCCGGCGATAGCCGCCGCCTCGTCCTCTTTCATCCCATAAATAGAGATGACACATTTCGAGCCCATGACGAAGGTCTCACGCGTGACCGGCATCTCTTTTCTCGAGCAGGACATGACCAGGGTCATGGTGAAGGCCAGAAGGGCCAGAGAGAATAGAAAAGATTTTCGCTGGAAACGGATCATAATAGTTTACTCCTGCCGACTGAATCCTGATTCACCCGGGATGATCGATGTGGACAGCTTATGAGCCCGGTTTGCCGAGCAGCTTGAACATCCTGGCCTTATATTCCTCGACGCCGGGCTGGTCAAACGGGTTGATACCGAGAAGCCGGCCTGTGACAGATACGACGATCTCGAAAAAGACGAAAAGCGCGCCGATAGTATCGGGTGTGATCGACGGCACTTCGATCGTTATCACGGGAAGGCCTCCAGCTTCGTGCGCTGATCTTGTTCCCTCGAAAGCCTTCGCGTTCACTTCGCTGACCGATCTTCCCGCCAGGTAGTTCAGGTTGTCGAGATCCTGCTGCTCGGATGGGATCGTCAGGTCCCGGAGAGGATGTCTTGCCACTAGAAATGTCTCCAGGATGTCACGGGCGCCTTCCTGCAGGAATTGTCCCAGTGAGTGCAGGTCGGTCGTCATGATAGTCGAGGCGGGGAAAAGACCCTTGCCCTCTTTTCCCTCCGATTCGCCTGCCAGCTGTTTCCACCATTCGCAGATCATGGCCAGCTCGGGATGGAATGTAGATAACACTTCTATCTTTGTTCCCCTGTCATGAAGAAGACTCCGCACAACCGCGTATCTCAACGCGTCATTGGTTCCCGAAGCCCTGGTGAACGTCTCAAGCGATCCGAGAGCCCCTGCCAGCATTCCCTTGACGGGTATGCCTGCTGCCGCGCAGGGGAGGAGTCCCACGGGGGAGAGGATGCTGAACCTGCCTCCGACATCGGACGGAATCGAAAATGTCTTCCATCCTTCTTTGGTCGCCATCTCCCTCAGCGCGCCCTTTGCCGGGTCGGTGATAGCTATGATCCTGTCTTTTATCGAGTCGGGGCCGAAAGTCTCTATCAGTTTACGTTTGAGAAGCCGGAAGGCGATGGCCGGTTCGGTCGTCGTGCCCGATTTCGAGATCATGCAGATAGAGAATCTCTTTCCATCGAGGCGGGACAGGAGAGCGTCCAGGTAGACTGGAGAGAGGTTGTTGCCCGCGAAGTAGACGGGAAATCCGGCTTCGAAGGGCAGGGCTTCTATGGCGGCCCTTGCTCCGATATACGATCCGCCTATCCCCACTACGACCAGGCAGTCATTTTCTTTCCGGATAGACTTTCCTGTATCGGCTAACTCATCGATCTTAATTTTTTCCATACGAGGAAGGTCAAGCCATCCCAGCATCCCCGCGCCCGGCCCTTTTTTTTCAAGCAGGGAATCGAGGGCATCTATGGCCGCGGGCATCCTGCCTGCGATGTCCTTTTCCTGGAGATGAGGGGACACTTTTTCGGTATCGATCGTGATCACAGCTGCCTCCTTGCGGCATACGACATTTCCCGTGCTGAAGGCTATTGTTCAAGTATCTTCTCGGTAAGGGCTATGGTCTCTTCGGTATGAGAGACTACTTCGGCCCTGATCCTGTCTGCCTCGGTCTTCGTGACGGTCCTGAATTCTTTATCCTCTATGCCGGGAAGATTTATGACGACGTTGAGCCAGGCCCCTTCGGCTGCGGTCCTCGCTGTCAGGGCCGCGACGGCGGAGTCGCTCGCCGAGTTTTTGTTACCCTTTTCACAGACCGCTCTGGCCAGCTTTGCCGCATCGAGTGAACGTTTCAACACACCCAACGGGATGAGGGTGGCTTCCTTCGTACATTCCTCTATTGCCGCGGCTCTTGCAGCCTTTTCCTCGTCGGTCTTTTTCTTCATCCTCATAGCATCCATCACACGGTTGAACGCGTCGGTGTCTTTGTCGACGTCGGTCAGGAATTCTTCCTTGAGACGCTGTGCCTCGATGCTGACCTCTTCCATGATATCGAAGGAGTCTTCGTATCCCTTCTTGCCATGAGTGAGAGCGGCGACCATCGCCGAGAGAGCTCCGCTCAGCGCGCCGCACAGGGCGGCCACGCTTCCCCCGCCAGGAGCGGGTGAATCGGTGGAGAGGACGTCGGCGAACTCAGAGGCCTTCATCGCGACCAGGCTGTCAGCCCTGTGAAACTGATATTCTATGATCTTTTTGTCCGCTTCGAATGGATAGAGGTCGCTGAGCCCCATGGAGAGATCGGCGATATGGACCAGTTCGGATTCAGGCACTCCTGTGAGCTTGCCCATCTTTGCCAGATAATGTTTTCCCGCCTGGACAAGAGCCTCCAGGGGGATAAGGCCTACAAGTTCGCTTCCTGTGACTCTGGCGCCCAGTTCCTGCGCTATCCGGGAGCATTCGTCGAATACGAGATGAGGGGGCGTTACATTGTAGTTCGTGAGATTGATAGAGACCTGGGCCCTTCCAAAATCGTCCATGTACCACCCGACCGCCTTGCATTCCTTAAATATGCCGGGAGCTCTCACAGATTTGCCATTTTCATCTTTTACGACCTTGCCTGCCTCGTCGCGTGCCAGTTTGCCCTTTTCCCGGATCGTGAAGGCGATATCCCTCGCGACCTTCGTGTCGCGGGTATTGAGATTGACATTATATGCAATGAGGAATTCTCTGGCGCTGATCGCCGTTGCGCCAGCGCCCGGGTTGAACTCGGCAGGGCCGCAGTCAGGTTTCCACTCGGGATCCTTCAACTTTTCTGAAAGGGCCTCGTATTCACCGGATCGGACTGTGGCGAGGTTTTTCCATTCGGGCTTCGATGCGGCGTATTCGTAGAAGTAAACGGGTATTCCCAGTTCGCTTCCTACCCTCTCACCAAGCCTGTGTGCAAGCTCGATACATTCGTCCATCGTTATTCCGCTTACCGGGACGAAGGGGCATACGTCGGTCGCCCCCATACGGGCGTGCGTGCCGGTATGAGTACGCATATCGATGACCTCAGCGGCTTTTTTTATTGCCCTGAACGCCGCTTCGACGACTTCGTCGGGCGTGCCGATCATAGTGACGACTGTCCTGTTAGTGTCTTTCCCGGGGTCGACATCGAGAAGTTTTACTCCCTCGACTCCACTTATCTCGTTAGTGATTGCATCGATCTTGGCCATATCAAGGCCTTCACTGAAGTTGGGTACGCATTCGACCAGTTTCATATTCTCGATCACGCTCCTTGTCTTATCTTCAAAAATCTTTTACTTCGGGAAGAATAATCAGAGAGGCAGGAGAGGTCAAGACACTTTGCTTTCGAGAAAAGGTTATCAGGCCCAAAGAGTAGTCAGGATTCACCAACATTCTTGTAATATACTTCCGAATCTGGCAGTATAGCTCTCATGGAGTATCACCTGAGCATACCATTGAGCAGGATCGAGGAAAATATCGATTTCGTCACGGAGAACGGTTTTCAGCCGGAAGTCCGGATGACAGATGTCGATTATATGATGGGCCTCAAGACAGATGACCTGAAACGTCTTGGTGAGGTCTTCGAGCAGAACAGATTCAGGCCTTTTACTCATGGCCCGTTTTTCGGACTCGACGTGGCCGGTATAGACAGAAACATAGCGGAATATTCCATCCGCGCACTTCTTCACGGGCTTGAGATCACCAGTGGACTCGGTGGAAAAGTGATGGTCATGCATACGGGCTACCTTCCCCAGTTTTCGAGGGGTGGGCGGAGGCACTGGTTCAGGAACTGGGCGGAGAGGATGCCAGCCGTCATGGAACGTGCGAACAGCCTCGGTGTGACTCTTGCGCTGGAAAACACATGGGACGACCGGCCGGAGGTGTTGATCCATCTGGCAGACCTTCTGCCAGGCCACTCGGTGCGGTTCTGCATCGACACGGGGCATGTGAACGCATTCTCGAGGCTTCATATATCCAGGTGGTGGAACGCGCTCGAAGGCAGGATAGCGGCCCTGCACCTGCATGACAACGACGGGATCTCCGACGATCATCTGGTGCCGGGTAGGGGGACATTCGATTTTTCCGAACTGGCGAAGTTGATGAAAGAGTCGAAGGACAGACCTCTTCTTGACCT includes the following:
- a CDS encoding DUF5320 domain-containing protein; amino-acid sequence: AALVENRRCVMPRGDRTGPEGGGPRTGRAAGFCAGFDSPGYINQAETLRGGAGFGGRMGMGNRRGMGAYGGPGFRGAGFQGGGRGSGMRLRGRYYDGGGSAPNQASELDILRGDADRLEIELAAVKDRMKKLESE
- a CDS encoding 4Fe-4S binding protein is translated as MRIAFASGKGGAGKTTLAVNLAAVAAVRGIKTTYSDCDVEEPDGHIFLHPENLERTDVTVPVPVVDDDLCDGCGKCGEICNFNAIKVLAGRVVSFPELCHSCGGCTLVCPLGAISEIERKTGHIATGVSVVKSGKDAPGRLYYEVDECGGEKNTKETVGLERPGLAKLRFTMGTLDVGEPRSVPIIQDLLTMPDESNLFIIDSPPGTSCQMVESVRGADYVVLVAEATPFGLNDFKLAGEVVKMFGISCGVVLNRVMESEASATESSSRPAQDGIKEFCRENGFEVLAEIPAIRKIAEISSTGGLVAFEIPVMEQAIDAILDRLAEIIAG
- a CDS encoding ATP-binding protein, which encodes MKEIVVISGKGGTGKTSMVASFARLAGRVVCADCDVDAANLHIVTKPVIREKIEFIGGKVAVIDQASCTGCGRCHEVCRFSAVLEDGSVYDIDSMACEGCGVCAEFCPEKVITMEPETNGEWYVSDTDNGPLIHARLLPGSENSGKLVTEVRRAARRVAEEEGINTIIVDGSPGIGCPVIASVTGSDAVLAVTEPSLSAMHDVKRVIDLARHFEIKTLICVNKSDINEDITGQIREMAEKSGIPFAGTVRFDEDFTKAQICGKSISEFSDGTAASDVSGVWEFVRRELGLED
- a CDS encoding P-loop NTPase, encoding MAEQNNDEARLALNLSKIKHKVLVLSGKGGVGKSTVAVNLAVALATAGKKVGLIDIDLHGPSVPKMLGIENMPLDGSQNSIKPFVVGDNLLVMSIGFLLKNQDDAVIWRGPLKMGVIKQFLSDVDWGELDYIVVDSPPGTGDEPLSIAQLIPDADGAVIVTTPQNVAIQDVRKCITFCSQVNLPVIGVVENMSGYVCPHCGEHDDFFGKGGGEEMAADMSVPFMGRVPFESGVVEAGDSGRPFVISNPESEAGKVFASMAASLLTLKGRKAPVITGTGNLKIAVPVDGGKVSEHFGHAEKFLAFEVDRTKNTVSGPEELQPPEHGVGVIPEWLAGEKVGVVLAGGIGQKAKDIFTEHGIEVVTGVAEKDPAEAVKSFLGGALASKGEACSGHDHGGGCGGPGGCGGNS
- a CDS encoding aminotransferase class I/II-fold pyridoxal phosphate-dependent enzyme → MHDIEKKSKLTQCVHGSLIPDGSGAVITPIYQTSTFSFRDVDHGAGLFAGKEEGYIYSRLGNPTVRSVEKAVALLEDGYDGVGCGSGMAALHLAFASILKAGDHAICSESVYGPVVGLFTQQFGNWNVDVSFVDTTDLEKIKAALRPETTLIHIETPANPTMAVTDLAAVAELAHSHGAKITVDNTFMSPILQRPFEFGADVVIHSMTKFINGHADVVAGMVIAKNEEDYRHLRKMSNAYGGTIDPFNSFLVARGIKTLAIRMEKHNASGMKVAEFLDSHPKIAKVMYPGLKSHPQYETHKKQASGPGGLISFELKGGLEAGKVLMDSLELCVLAVSLGGVETLIQQPAAMTHASMDPAIRQQAGITDGLVRISVGIEELDDILSDLSQGLDRIE
- a CDS encoding class I SAM-dependent methyltransferase; amino-acid sequence: MSDATGLARWTDKAMVWEPFAPTRSVIDESKEKSSEKDRLFLEHGFDRHAVTDFVLDSAKPIRGPVLDIGTGKGLAAIGIAKRGHKVVTLDPDEDQIKAAITNAVGEKLESMIEFHVADVNDIPFKDESFNLAVMVDVIHHLKNADNLLPEVSRILAHGGRFVFCDFTDEGFAIMDRIHGDDGHSHATGEGETVDSLVRGFNDNGFRCVSRDTRFHQYLVIAEKVV
- a CDS encoding FAD:protein FMN transferase gives rise to the protein MIRFQRKSFLFSLALLAFTMTLVMSCSRKEMPVTRETFVMGSKCVISIYGMKEDEAAAIAGTAFHELARIDGLMSNWRDDSELSLLNNGPKNIPIEISEELFEIIERSIYYSGLTEGAFDVTARPLIRLWGFQRKDGELLLEKIPSEESISRTLPYVGSDRVILDRDSLTVTLPAGMQIDLAGIGKGYGVDRCVKILRGAGVNSALVNLSGNMYAIGTPPGREGWLIGIREPHGESGIVGKILMTDEAIATSGNYENFVILGGRKYGHIIDPRTGMTVDHLLSVTVVAPSAIESDALSTGLFVLGPVASRKLSETLPGVRVAFALIDDSFEFMGSSGWKIETD
- a CDS encoding glucose-6-phosphate isomerase — encoded protein: MITIDTEKVSPHLQEKDIAGRMPAAIDALDSLLEKKGPGAGMLGWLDLPRMEKIKIDELADTGKSIRKENDCLVVVGIGGSYIGARAAIEALPFEAGFPVYFAGNNLSPVYLDALLSRLDGKRFSICMISKSGTTTEPAIAFRLLKRKLIETFGPDSIKDRIIAITDPAKGALREMATKEGWKTFSIPSDVGGRFSILSPVGLLPCAAAGIPVKGMLAGALGSLETFTRASGTNDALRYAVVRSLLHDRGTKIEVLSTFHPELAMICEWWKQLAGESEGKEGKGLFPASTIMTTDLHSLGQFLQEGARDILETFLVARHPLRDLTIPSEQQDLDNLNYLAGRSVSEVNAKAFEGTRSAHEAGGLPVITIEVPSITPDTIGALFVFFEIVVSVTGRLLGINPFDQPGVEEYKARMFKLLGKPGS
- the ftcD gene encoding glutamate formimidoyltransferase, translated to MKLVECVPNFSEGLDMAKIDAITNEISGVEGVKLLDVDPGKDTNRTVVTMIGTPDEVVEAAFRAIKKAAEVIDMRTHTGTHARMGATDVCPFVPVSGITMDECIELAHRLGERVGSELGIPVYFYEYAASKPEWKNLATVRSGEYEALSEKLKDPEWKPDCGPAEFNPGAGATAISAREFLIAYNVNLNTRDTKVARDIAFTIREKGKLARDEAGKVVKDENGKSVRAPGIFKECKAVGWYMDDFGRAQVSINLTNYNVTPPHLVFDECSRIAQELGARVTGSELVGLIPLEALVQAGKHYLAKMGKLTGVPESELVHIADLSMGLSDLYPFEADKKIIEYQFHRADSLVAMKASEFADVLSTDSPAPGGGSVAALCGALSGALSAMVAALTHGKKGYEDSFDIMEEVSIEAQRLKEEFLTDVDKDTDAFNRVMDAMRMKKKTDEEKAARAAAIEECTKEATLIPLGVLKRSLDAAKLARAVCEKGNKNSASDSAVAALTARTAAEGAWLNVVINLPGIEDKEFRTVTKTEADRIRAEVVSHTEETIALTEKILEQ
- a CDS encoding sugar phosphate isomerase/epimerase; translation: MEYHLSIPLSRIEENIDFVTENGFQPEVRMTDVDYMMGLKTDDLKRLGEVFEQNRFRPFTHGPFFGLDVAGIDRNIAEYSIRALLHGLEITSGLGGKVMVMHTGYLPQFSRGGRRHWFRNWAERMPAVMERANSLGVTLALENTWDDRPEVLIHLADLLPGHSVRFCIDTGHVNAFSRLHISRWWNALEGRIAALHLHDNDGISDDHLVPGRGTFDFSELAKLMKESKDRPLLDLEVDIPNAVLAREVLDGIFNR